The following proteins are co-located in the Microbulbifer sp. VAAF005 genome:
- a CDS encoding pilus assembly protein PilP — translation MIKNLAIVAAFLVIAGCDSSSDYTELRDRMAKVESRPKGQIEPIPTFTPYSPYIYAAAAQRSPFTRPVLESEQRIVGRRLDIAPDLTRQRELLEGVSIDAISMVGSLSQDGQIWALINDGAGGIHRITVGNYLGKNHGRVVNATNAQLDILEIIPDGTGGWIERPRALTLEERDNG, via the coding sequence ATGATTAAAAACCTCGCGATTGTAGCCGCCTTTTTAGTCATTGCCGGGTGTGATTCCAGCTCTGACTATACCGAGTTGCGCGACCGCATGGCTAAAGTGGAGAGTCGACCAAAGGGGCAAATTGAACCTATTCCTACATTTACTCCATACAGCCCATATATTTACGCTGCTGCTGCGCAAAGAAGTCCTTTTACTCGCCCTGTTCTTGAGTCTGAGCAACGGATAGTTGGGCGCAGGCTTGATATTGCTCCGGACTTAACTCGCCAACGAGAGTTGCTGGAAGGAGTTAGCATCGATGCAATATCGATGGTCGGAAGTTTGTCCCAGGATGGTCAGATCTGGGCCTTGATTAATGATGGTGCCGGAGGGATTCACCGTATTACGGTTGGTAACTATCTTGGAAAAAATCATGGCCGAGTGGTAAATGCCACTAATGCACAGCTAGATATTTTAGAAATTATCCCGGATGGTACCGGAGGCTGGATTGAACGGCCACGGGCACTGACGTTGGAAGAGAGGGACAACGGATAA
- the aroB gene encoding 3-dehydroquinate synthase, protein MQSLNVELGERSYPIIIGSGLLGDAQYILPYIKGRQVCIVTNETIAPFYLATLLEGLKGLDKVDVVELPDGEAFKSLDTVNRIFDVLLEKRHNRTTTLIALGGGVVGDMCGFAAACYQRGVNFIQVPTTLLSLVDSSVGGKTGVNHPLGKNMIGAFHQPRLVLADTDTLATLPAREFSAGLAEVIKYGLICDSPFFEWIEENLQKLLTREPAALAYAIERCCADKADVVASDERESGRRAILNLGHTFGHAIEAVQGYGSWLHGEAVAAGMVMALELSRLRGDIDAELVERLRVMLEAADLPQQAPEGMTTDEFLQVMQVDKKVLDGKLRLVLLKALGEAIIVDDTPRKMIINALKNCGAE, encoded by the coding sequence ATGCAAAGCCTTAACGTAGAACTCGGCGAGCGTAGTTATCCGATAATTATTGGTTCAGGTTTGCTCGGTGACGCGCAATATATCCTCCCTTACATTAAAGGCCGGCAAGTTTGCATTGTTACCAATGAAACTATTGCTCCTTTTTATTTGGCGACATTATTGGAAGGGCTAAAAGGGCTCGATAAAGTGGATGTTGTCGAGCTTCCCGATGGTGAAGCTTTTAAATCACTCGACACAGTGAATCGAATTTTTGATGTGCTGCTGGAAAAGCGTCACAACCGCACTACGACACTAATCGCGTTGGGCGGTGGTGTCGTTGGAGATATGTGCGGTTTTGCTGCAGCCTGTTATCAGCGCGGGGTTAACTTTATTCAGGTACCGACTACCCTGCTGTCTTTGGTTGACTCCTCTGTTGGGGGAAAGACCGGCGTTAATCATCCTCTTGGTAAAAATATGATTGGCGCCTTCCACCAGCCCCGCCTTGTCCTTGCGGATACCGATACCCTTGCCACATTGCCTGCACGTGAATTTTCCGCAGGCCTCGCCGAGGTCATTAAATACGGATTGATCTGTGACAGCCCATTCTTCGAATGGATCGAGGAGAATTTACAAAAGTTACTAACGCGGGAGCCCGCAGCACTGGCTTACGCTATTGAGCGCTGTTGCGCCGACAAGGCGGATGTTGTTGCCAGTGATGAGCGCGAGAGTGGTCGTAGGGCGATACTGAATCTTGGCCATACCTTCGGCCACGCTATTGAGGCAGTCCAGGGGTATGGCAGTTGGTTACACGGTGAGGCCGTTGCCGCCGGCATGGTTATGGCGTTGGAGTTATCCAGATTGCGCGGAGATATCGATGCAGAGCTGGTGGAGCGGTTGCGAGTGATGCTAGAGGCGGCTGATTTGCCGCAGCAGGCACCGGAAGGTATGACAACCGATGAATTCCTCCAAGTAATGCAGGTGGATAAGAAGGTGTTGGACGGAAAATTGCGTTTGGTACTGCTAAAGGCGCTGGGAGAAGCAATTATTGTCGATGATACCCCTAGAAAAATGATTATAAATGCACTGAAAAACTGTGGTGCTGAGTGA
- the pilQ gene encoding type IV pilus secretin PilQ, protein MNIKQFAFFMARLQLILVGLSMLSVAHAQINQLNDIQFAELPGSRVQLRLTFSEAPPEPTGYTIEQPARIVLDFAGVESALPQKKYSLGIGAARSAVIVSGEDRTRLIVNLDELPVYSSERQGNQLVMEIGSETSENEVQVINQVANANANANANANAHDSGLDLGGEKQFQSAGNVAVNNVDFRRGEEGEGKVIVSLTDPAVNIDVERTNGKIYLTFLGAGLPEGLRQRLDVTDFATPVSSITVDYDGRNTVISVDPSDIEYDYLAYQADTEYVLSVKPLSAQEIREKEKEFQFDGKKLSLNFQDIEVRSVLQVIADFTDLNLVASDTVQGRITLRLDGVPWDQALALILKAKGLDKRQEGSVIMVAPAAEIAERERQELETRKQLEELAPLRTEYISVRYADAGELFELFSGRQNSGSSQGGFAGGGTSNSSANTPTMLSSRGSAIVDERTNTIILTDTEDKIAQFRELIEVIDIPIRQVMIEARIVTATSDFQRELGVQWDFVDGTDVNDSTYGVGAGGVSLDEDQALGSLSGGDFDPLLVDLGVANPAGSIAYAILKNDFYLGLELSALEDSGLAEVVSQPKVVTGDKQEANIQSGVEIPYQETTSSGAASITFREAVLELNVTPQITPDNNIIMSLNIEQNSIGEYVSVGDGEVPSININTLATKVLVRNGETIVLGGIFEGTVVESETKVPLLGDIPYVGNLFKKTIRTDDKREILMFITPRILEDEAFYSK, encoded by the coding sequence ATGAACATTAAGCAGTTCGCCTTTTTTATGGCTCGACTCCAACTGATTCTGGTTGGTCTATCAATGCTTTCGGTCGCGCATGCTCAAATAAACCAGCTTAATGATATTCAGTTTGCTGAACTTCCTGGGAGCCGAGTCCAACTTCGGCTGACTTTTAGTGAGGCTCCCCCGGAGCCGACAGGCTATACAATAGAGCAGCCTGCTAGAATCGTTTTAGATTTTGCTGGGGTTGAAAGTGCGCTCCCGCAAAAAAAATACTCTCTTGGAATTGGTGCCGCTCGAAGTGCCGTGATAGTTTCTGGTGAAGACCGCACGCGCCTGATAGTGAACCTTGATGAGCTACCGGTGTACTCAAGTGAGCGCCAGGGTAATCAGTTGGTGATGGAAATAGGGTCTGAAACTTCAGAAAATGAGGTTCAGGTTATTAATCAGGTTGCAAATGCAAATGCAAATGCAAATGCAAATGCAAATGCACATGACAGTGGTTTGGATTTAGGTGGGGAAAAACAGTTTCAATCTGCAGGTAATGTAGCCGTAAACAATGTAGATTTTCGTAGAGGCGAGGAGGGTGAGGGTAAGGTCATCGTTAGCCTGACTGACCCTGCGGTAAACATTGATGTTGAACGCACAAACGGAAAAATCTATTTAACCTTTCTTGGGGCAGGGCTGCCAGAAGGTTTACGCCAGAGACTGGACGTCACGGATTTTGCTACCCCCGTAAGCTCAATTACTGTGGATTATGATGGCCGTAATACGGTTATCTCTGTAGATCCAAGTGATATTGAATACGATTATTTGGCCTATCAAGCAGATACTGAATATGTGCTTAGCGTCAAACCTCTTTCCGCTCAAGAAATTCGGGAGAAAGAAAAAGAATTTCAGTTTGATGGAAAGAAGCTGTCTCTTAATTTCCAGGACATCGAAGTTCGTTCAGTTCTACAGGTCATTGCAGATTTTACTGATCTTAATTTAGTGGCGAGTGATACTGTTCAGGGGCGAATTACACTTCGGCTGGATGGAGTACCCTGGGATCAAGCCCTGGCTCTAATTCTGAAAGCCAAAGGTTTGGATAAGCGTCAGGAAGGCAGTGTTATTATGGTTGCTCCAGCAGCGGAAATAGCTGAGAGAGAGCGCCAAGAATTGGAGACTCGCAAGCAGTTAGAAGAGTTAGCCCCGCTGAGAACGGAGTATATTAGTGTTCGTTATGCCGATGCGGGAGAGCTATTCGAGCTTTTTTCTGGAAGGCAGAATAGTGGATCCAGCCAAGGAGGATTTGCTGGTGGCGGCACTAGTAACAGTTCCGCAAATACTCCAACTATGTTGTCTTCTCGTGGCAGTGCAATTGTAGACGAGCGTACAAACACTATCATTCTAACTGATACCGAAGATAAGATTGCTCAGTTCCGAGAGTTGATCGAAGTAATTGATATCCCTATTCGTCAGGTAATGATTGAAGCCCGAATTGTTACTGCTACTAGCGACTTCCAGCGTGAATTGGGTGTGCAGTGGGATTTTGTAGATGGAACTGATGTAAATGATAGTACTTATGGTGTGGGCGCTGGCGGTGTTTCTCTAGATGAAGATCAAGCATTGGGAAGCTTGAGTGGAGGAGACTTTGATCCGCTCCTAGTCGATCTGGGGGTGGCTAACCCAGCAGGTAGTATTGCTTATGCAATACTGAAAAATGATTTTTACCTTGGATTGGAGTTGTCAGCCCTAGAGGACAGTGGGTTGGCCGAAGTAGTCTCCCAGCCTAAAGTTGTCACTGGAGATAAACAAGAAGCCAATATTCAGTCTGGTGTTGAGATTCCCTATCAGGAAACTACCTCTTCTGGAGCTGCTTCAATTACTTTCCGGGAGGCGGTATTAGAGCTGAATGTGACCCCTCAAATCACTCCAGACAACAATATTATTATGTCTTTAAATATTGAGCAGAATAGTATTGGAGAATATGTCAGTGTGGGGGATGGCGAGGTTCCCTCGATTAATATCAATACCTTAGCTACGAAGGTACTAGTTCGCAATGGAGAAACAATTGTTCTCGGTGGTATTTTTGAAGGTACCGTCGTAGAGAGTGAAACAAAAGTTCCTTTGTTGGGAGATATCCCTTATGTCGGTAACTTGTTTAAGAAGACTATACGCACGGACGATAAACGTGAGATCCTGATGTTTATCACACCGCGTATTCTTGAAGACGAGGCTTTCTACTCTAAGTGA
- a CDS encoding FAD-dependent oxidoreductase, whose translation MKDRLNNDFQFIDVSRIDPPKKDIITRTGEFVEIYEPFSERQVASQAHRCLDCGNPYCEWKCPVHNYIPNWLKLISEGNVIEAAELCHETNTLPEVCGRVCPQDRLCEGACTLNDGFGAVTIGNAEKYITDTAFALGWRPDLSHVEKTGKRVAVIGAGPAGLGCADILVRNGVQPVVFDKHPEIGGLITFGIPEFKLEKSVMQQRREVFTEMGVEFCLNTEVGKDISFEQLLNDYDAVFMGMGTYNYMRGGFPGEDLPGVHDALPFLIANVNRNMGWERDASEFVSVEGKRVVVLGGGDTAMDCNRSSIRLGAKSVTCAYRRDEENMPGSRREVANAKEEGVQFLFNRQPVEIVGDGKVAGVKVVTTELGEPDENGRRRPQVVPGSEEIIPADIVLVAFGFRPSPAEWFPQHNIEVADWGGVVAPEKQKYKFQTSNEKVFAGGDMVRGSDLVVTAIWEGRQAGEGILDYLDI comes from the coding sequence ATGAAAGACAGACTGAACAACGACTTCCAGTTTATCGACGTAAGTCGCATCGATCCGCCGAAGAAGGACATCATCACCCGCACCGGCGAGTTTGTTGAAATTTATGAGCCTTTCAGCGAGCGACAGGTGGCCAGCCAGGCGCACCGCTGCCTGGATTGTGGCAACCCCTATTGCGAATGGAAGTGCCCGGTACACAACTACATTCCCAACTGGTTGAAGCTGATCAGCGAGGGCAATGTTATTGAGGCAGCTGAACTCTGCCACGAAACCAATACTCTGCCGGAAGTCTGTGGCCGGGTGTGTCCCCAGGACCGCCTCTGTGAGGGCGCATGTACCCTCAATGATGGCTTTGGTGCGGTCACCATCGGCAATGCGGAAAAGTACATTACTGATACAGCCTTCGCCCTGGGATGGCGCCCGGACTTAAGCCATGTTGAGAAAACGGGTAAACGAGTAGCGGTGATTGGTGCCGGCCCGGCTGGGCTGGGCTGCGCTGATATTTTGGTACGCAATGGCGTGCAGCCGGTGGTGTTCGACAAGCACCCGGAAATTGGTGGCCTGATTACCTTTGGTATTCCCGAGTTCAAGCTGGAGAAGTCGGTAATGCAGCAGCGCCGGGAAGTGTTTACTGAGATGGGCGTTGAGTTCTGTCTCAATACTGAGGTGGGTAAGGACATCAGTTTTGAGCAGCTGCTCAATGACTACGATGCTGTTTTTATGGGGATGGGCACTTACAACTACATGAGGGGCGGCTTCCCCGGTGAAGATCTGCCCGGTGTTCACGATGCTTTGCCATTCCTGATTGCCAACGTAAATCGCAATATGGGCTGGGAGCGCGATGCTTCCGAATTTGTTTCGGTTGAGGGCAAGCGCGTGGTGGTTCTCGGTGGTGGTGATACCGCCATGGACTGTAACCGCAGCTCGATTCGATTGGGTGCTAAGAGCGTAACCTGTGCCTACCGCCGCGATGAGGAAAATATGCCCGGCTCACGTCGGGAAGTGGCCAATGCCAAGGAAGAGGGCGTACAGTTCCTGTTCAATCGCCAGCCGGTTGAGATCGTTGGAGATGGCAAGGTGGCCGGGGTTAAAGTGGTTACTACGGAGCTCGGTGAGCCCGATGAAAACGGCCGCCGTCGCCCTCAGGTGGTGCCCGGTTCTGAAGAAATTATCCCGGCGGATATCGTTCTGGTGGCCTTTGGATTCCGTCCCAGCCCGGCGGAGTGGTTTCCGCAGCACAATATTGAAGTTGCCGACTGGGGTGGCGTCGTCGCTCCAGAAAAACAAAAATACAAATTCCAGACCTCCAATGAGAAGGTGTTTGCCGGCGGCGATATGGTGCGCGGCTCCGACCTGGTAGTGACCGCTATCTGGGAAGGGCGCCAGGCCGGTGAAGGTATTCTCGATTACCTGGATATTTAA
- a CDS encoding type 4a pilus biogenesis protein PilO, whose protein sequence is MALAETLKQINELDLSDIELSRMGVWPLPGRIALLIIVSAVITGLGYYALINERYRQLELAESKEQQLFKQFESKQKQAANLDAYRAQLKEMNLTFGALLEQLPKDTEVPGLLEDIDEYGRGSGLTINDIDLQRERVGEFYVELPIQISVKGGYHEFGAFVSGIAGMPRIVTLHDFKIVNDKEGGLLSMTINAKTYRYKDQGEEG, encoded by the coding sequence ATGGCATTGGCAGAAACGCTAAAGCAGATAAACGAGCTTGATCTCAGTGATATCGAGCTCTCCCGTATGGGAGTTTGGCCCCTACCTGGACGCATAGCACTACTAATTATTGTGTCGGCGGTGATTACGGGCCTCGGTTATTACGCTTTGATTAATGAGCGCTATAGACAACTGGAACTTGCAGAGAGTAAAGAGCAGCAACTGTTTAAACAGTTTGAGAGTAAGCAAAAGCAGGCTGCTAATTTGGATGCCTATCGAGCTCAATTAAAAGAAATGAATCTAACTTTTGGAGCATTGCTTGAACAGCTTCCTAAAGATACTGAAGTGCCAGGACTTCTTGAAGATATTGATGAATATGGTCGTGGAAGTGGCCTAACGATTAATGATATTGACCTGCAGAGAGAGCGGGTTGGAGAATTCTATGTGGAATTGCCAATCCAGATATCTGTTAAAGGTGGATACCATGAATTTGGAGCTTTTGTCAGTGGTATTGCGGGTATGCCCCGAATAGTGACTTTACACGATTTTAAGATCGTAAATGATAAAGAAGGCGGTTTGCTCAGTATGACGATTAACGCCAAGACCTATCGTTATAAAGATCAGGGTGAAGAGGGATGA
- the aroK gene encoding shikimate kinase AroK produces MTRSIFLVGPMGAGKSTIGRLLAAQLQLPFADTDKVLEERTGADIPWIFDVEGEAGFRRRESEILEELCQGECQVIGTGGGIVLLEENRRQLQKYGHVVYLQANIDQLLERTSKNTNRPLLRVPNPRQRIAEILQEREPLYREVADIICDTNDLSPKQASLLVAEHLGSLLSD; encoded by the coding sequence ATCACCCGCTCTATTTTCCTGGTCGGCCCCATGGGGGCCGGCAAGTCTACGATCGGCAGGTTGTTGGCAGCGCAATTGCAGCTGCCTTTTGCCGATACCGACAAAGTGCTGGAAGAGCGCACTGGTGCGGATATTCCCTGGATTTTTGATGTGGAAGGCGAAGCCGGATTTCGCCGTCGTGAGAGTGAAATATTGGAAGAGCTCTGCCAGGGTGAGTGCCAGGTTATCGGTACCGGTGGCGGAATAGTTTTGCTCGAGGAGAATCGACGCCAGCTACAAAAATATGGCCATGTAGTTTATTTGCAGGCCAATATCGATCAGCTTCTGGAGCGTACTTCAAAGAATACCAATCGCCCGTTGCTTCGTGTACCCAACCCCCGTCAGCGTATTGCGGAAATTTTGCAGGAGCGCGAACCTCTGTATCGTGAGGTTGCAGATATTATTTGCGACACCAATGACCTCTCCCCCAAACAAGCATCCCTCCTGGTCGCAGAACACTTAGGCAGCCTGCTGTCCGATTAG
- the gltB gene encoding glutamate synthase large subunit, translating to MGSSLYQLDEFKDNCGFGLIAHLHGVASHKLVQTAIESLTCMTHRGGIAADGKTGDGCGLLLQKPDAFLRAEAKTLFGAELTATYAVGSIMLPLDQAEADKARKILETELQAQGLKTVGWRTVPTNPECLGPIARDCLPHFEQLLINNADEPLGEAKFNARLYVARRKAELRLSSEVYIASLSTSVLSYKGLMIPADLPKFFPELADPRLETAICVFHQRFSTNTMPRWPLAQPFRLLAHNGEINTITGNRNWSVARTSKFATDLIPELNELVPLVNREGSDSSSLDNMLEMLLAGGMELHRAVRMLVPPAWQNVEGMDADLRAFYEYISMHMEPWDGPAGLVMTDGRYAVCTLDRNGLRPSRWVITKDDLITVASEVGVYDYAPEDVVAKGRLGPGQMLSVDTQEGKLYHTADIDNMLKRAQPYKRWLKDKARRIRSTLVTAPVDNNFSHQQFKVYQKLFSSSLEERDKVVRPMAEAGQEAVGSMGDDTPMAVLSRYNRSLYDYFRQQFAQVTNPPIDPLRETVVMSLETCLGREKSVFEETPEHADRVILSSPVLSHMKYTALLSLDRPGFEAEIFDLNYDPAEQDLKSAIEQLCAKVEASVRAGAVIVVLSDRDIREGHLPIDALLATGAVHHHLVHAGLRCDSNVVVDTASARDAHQLACLVGVGATAVHPYFSYSIINHLIDTGELLLDAAEAQKNYRNGIIKGLLKILSKMGISTVASYRGALLFELVGISKDVVDLCFPGAPTRIEGAGFPELQADMAARSEIAWKARKPVSPGGLHKFVYGQEYHAFNPDVVTTLRRAASTGDYAAWRDYAELVNQRPVATLRDMLDFKENIEPVALEDVEPAEQILRRFDTAAMSLGALSPEAHESLAQAMNRLGGRSNSGEGGEDPARFGTDKVSKIKQIASGRFGVTPHYLVNAEVLQIKVAQGAKPGEGGQLPGGKVNELIARLRYSVPGVTLISPPPHHDIYSIEDLAQLIYDLKQVNPDALVSVKLVSRPGVGTIAAGVAKAYADLITISGYDGGTAASPITSIRYAGSPWELGLAETHQTLRANDLRGKVRVQTDGGLKTGLDVIKAAILGAESFGFGTAPMVAIGCKYLRICHLNNCATGIATQKKDLRDEHYIGTAEMAMNFFRFVAEETREWMAKLGVRSLEELVGRVDLLRVLDGETDKQKKLDLAPLLHTDELLDSKPQTCQSATNDPWDKGELAEQMVADILPTIEGFKGGEFSYDVTNCDRSLGARLSGEIAKRYGNQGMVEAPVKLRLKGVAGQSFGVWNAGGLDMYLDGDANDYVGKGMAGGKLVIRPPQGSLFASQETSIVGNTCLYGATGGKLFAAGCAGERFAVRNSGAFAVVEGAGDHCCEYMTGGMVAVLGRTGFNFGAGMTGGFAYVLDMERDFFDRCNHELIELRRISSEILEPHQSHLREVIEEYAAETQSAWGAELLDNFDDYLSRFWLVKPKAASLADLLSDVRKRGE from the coding sequence ATGGGTAGCAGTCTGTATCAGTTGGATGAGTTTAAGGACAACTGCGGTTTTGGTCTGATCGCTCATTTGCACGGTGTGGCAAGTCACAAGTTAGTGCAGACGGCCATTGAATCCCTCACTTGCATGACCCACCGGGGTGGTATTGCCGCCGATGGTAAAACCGGTGATGGTTGCGGTCTTTTGCTGCAAAAGCCGGATGCTTTCCTCCGCGCAGAAGCCAAGACCCTGTTTGGTGCTGAGCTGACAGCAACCTACGCAGTGGGATCAATCATGCTCCCACTAGATCAAGCCGAAGCCGATAAAGCCCGCAAAATTCTCGAAACTGAGTTGCAAGCTCAGGGCCTAAAGACCGTCGGCTGGCGCACCGTACCGACTAACCCGGAATGTCTGGGCCCTATTGCCCGGGATTGCCTGCCACACTTTGAGCAGTTGCTGATCAACAATGCAGACGAGCCCCTCGGCGAGGCGAAATTCAATGCCCGTCTCTATGTGGCCCGTCGCAAAGCCGAGTTGCGCTTAAGTAGCGAAGTCTATATTGCCAGCCTTTCAACCAGTGTCCTCTCCTACAAAGGCCTGATGATTCCGGCTGATCTGCCCAAGTTTTTCCCAGAACTGGCCGACCCGCGCCTGGAAACCGCGATCTGTGTTTTCCACCAGCGCTTCTCTACCAACACCATGCCCCGCTGGCCCCTGGCTCAGCCATTCCGCTTGCTGGCGCACAATGGTGAGATCAACACAATTACCGGCAACCGTAACTGGTCTGTTGCTCGCACCAGTAAATTTGCCACTGACCTGATTCCAGAGCTGAATGAGCTGGTGCCCCTGGTTAACCGTGAGGGTTCCGACTCCTCCAGCCTGGACAACATGCTGGAGATGCTGTTGGCGGGCGGCATGGAGCTGCACCGGGCCGTGCGCATGCTAGTGCCGCCGGCCTGGCAAAATGTTGAAGGAATGGATGCGGACCTGCGCGCTTTTTACGAATATATCTCCATGCATATGGAGCCCTGGGATGGGCCGGCTGGATTGGTGATGACGGATGGCCGCTATGCCGTGTGTACCCTGGACCGCAACGGCTTGCGCCCCTCGCGCTGGGTGATTACCAAGGATGACCTGATCACCGTGGCATCCGAAGTGGGCGTGTACGACTATGCCCCTGAAGATGTTGTGGCTAAGGGCCGCCTTGGACCGGGGCAGATGCTGTCGGTGGACACCCAAGAGGGTAAGCTCTACCACACCGCTGACATCGATAATATGCTCAAGCGGGCACAGCCCTATAAGCGTTGGCTAAAGGATAAAGCACGCCGTATCCGCTCTACTTTGGTTACCGCGCCGGTGGACAACAACTTCTCCCACCAGCAATTCAAGGTCTACCAAAAGCTGTTCAGCTCCTCCCTGGAAGAGCGCGACAAAGTCGTCCGGCCCATGGCTGAGGCGGGCCAGGAAGCAGTCGGTTCAATGGGCGATGATACGCCGATGGCGGTTTTGTCCCGTTACAACCGCTCGCTCTATGACTACTTCCGGCAGCAGTTTGCCCAGGTAACCAACCCGCCAATTGACCCCCTGCGGGAAACTGTGGTGATGTCCCTGGAAACCTGCCTGGGTCGAGAGAAATCCGTATTTGAGGAAACCCCCGAGCACGCGGATCGGGTGATCCTGTCTTCGCCAGTACTTTCCCATATGAAGTACACGGCACTCTTATCCCTTGATCGCCCGGGCTTCGAAGCGGAGATCTTCGACCTGAACTACGACCCCGCTGAACAGGACCTCAAGTCGGCGATTGAACAGCTCTGCGCCAAAGTTGAGGCCTCAGTGCGGGCGGGGGCTGTGATTGTAGTACTGTCCGATCGCGATATTCGCGAGGGGCACTTGCCAATCGATGCACTGCTGGCGACAGGCGCGGTGCACCACCACCTGGTACATGCGGGCTTGCGCTGTGACTCCAATGTTGTGGTGGATACCGCCAGCGCCCGCGATGCACATCAGTTGGCCTGTTTGGTTGGTGTCGGTGCCACCGCAGTACACCCGTATTTCTCCTACAGCATTATCAATCACCTGATCGATACCGGTGAATTGCTGCTGGATGCCGCTGAGGCGCAGAAAAATTACCGCAACGGCATTATCAAGGGCCTGTTAAAGATCCTGTCCAAGATGGGCATTTCCACCGTTGCCTCTTATCGCGGCGCACTGCTGTTCGAGCTGGTGGGTATTTCCAAGGATGTGGTGGACCTGTGTTTCCCCGGAGCGCCCACTCGCATTGAAGGTGCCGGCTTCCCCGAGCTGCAAGCCGATATGGCGGCCCGCTCTGAAATTGCCTGGAAAGCCCGCAAACCTGTTTCCCCCGGCGGCCTGCACAAGTTTGTCTACGGCCAGGAGTATCACGCTTTTAACCCGGATGTGGTGACTACCCTGCGGCGCGCTGCCAGCACCGGTGACTATGCCGCGTGGCGGGACTACGCGGAGCTGGTTAACCAGCGCCCGGTGGCGACATTGCGGGATATGCTGGACTTCAAGGAGAACATCGAACCGGTAGCTCTGGAAGATGTGGAGCCGGCAGAGCAGATTTTGCGTCGCTTTGATACGGCGGCCATGTCCCTGGGGGCCCTGTCCCCCGAAGCCCATGAATCCCTGGCTCAAGCGATGAATCGCCTGGGTGGGCGTTCAAACAGTGGCGAGGGCGGTGAAGATCCTGCCCGTTTTGGCACTGATAAAGTCTCCAAGATTAAGCAAATTGCCTCCGGTCGTTTTGGCGTAACACCGCACTACCTGGTAAATGCCGAGGTATTGCAAATTAAGGTAGCCCAGGGCGCCAAGCCCGGTGAAGGCGGTCAGCTGCCCGGTGGCAAGGTCAACGAACTGATCGCGCGGCTTCGCTATTCGGTGCCCGGTGTGACCCTGATTTCCCCGCCGCCGCATCACGATATCTATTCCATCGAAGACTTGGCGCAGCTGATCTACGACCTCAAACAGGTCAATCCCGATGCCTTGGTCTCGGTAAAACTGGTATCGCGGCCCGGGGTTGGCACCATTGCTGCGGGTGTTGCCAAAGCCTATGCGGATTTGATCACCATCTCCGGCTACGACGGCGGCACAGCAGCCAGCCCAATCACCTCGATTCGCTATGCCGGGTCGCCCTGGGAGCTGGGATTGGCGGAAACCCACCAGACCCTGCGTGCCAATGATTTGCGCGGCAAGGTTCGGGTACAAACCGATGGGGGTCTGAAAACTGGCCTCGATGTGATCAAGGCGGCAATTCTCGGTGCCGAGAGCTTCGGTTTTGGTACGGCACCCATGGTGGCGATCGGCTGTAAGTATCTGCGCATCTGTCATCTGAATAACTGTGCCACCGGTATCGCCACCCAGAAGAAAGACCTGCGTGACGAGCACTATATTGGCACCGCAGAAATGGCGATGAACTTCTTCCGTTTTGTCGCCGAAGAGACCCGCGAGTGGATGGCCAAGCTCGGGGTGCGCAGCCTGGAAGAGTTGGTGGGGCGTGTGGACTTGCTGCGCGTACTGGATGGCGAAACTGACAAGCAGAAAAAGCTGGATCTCGCACCTCTATTACATACGGATGAGCTGTTGGACAGCAAGCCGCAAACCTGTCAGTCCGCGACGAATGATCCGTGGGATAAAGGCGAACTGGCGGAGCAGATGGTGGCGGATATCCTGCCGACTATCGAAGGCTTTAAAGGTGGCGAGTTCAGCTACGACGTGACCAACTGTGACCGATCCCTGGGAGCACGCCTGTCCGGTGAGATCGCCAAGCGCTACGGTAACCAGGGCATGGTTGAAGCTCCGGTGAAACTGCGCCTCAAAGGGGTCGCCGGCCAGTCATTCGGTGTATGGAATGCCGGTGGTTTGGATATGTATCTGGATGGCGATGCCAACGACTATGTGGGTAAGGGCATGGCCGGCGGCAAGCTGGTTATACGACCGCCGCAAGGTAGCTTATTCGCCTCCCAGGAAACCAGTATTGTCGGCAATACCTGTCTCTACGGTGCCACTGGCGGCAAGTTATTTGCGGCGGGTTGTGCCGGTGAGCGCTTCGCCGTGCGCAACTCCGGTGCCTTTGCGGTAGTCGAAGGGGCTGGAGATCACTGCTGTGAATATATGACCGGGGGTATGGTCGCGGTTCTCGGGCGCACCGGATTTAACTTCGGCGCCGGTATGACCGGTGGCTTCGCCTATGTCCTGGATATGGAGCGGGATTTCTTCGATCGCTGCAACCATGAGTTGATCGAGCTGCGCCGAATCAGCAGCGAAATTCTCGAGCCACACCAGAGTCACCTGCGCGAAGTTATCGAAGAGTATGCGGCGGAGACCCAGAGCGCCTGGGGCGCCGAGTTATTGGATAACTTCGATGATTACTTGAGCCGTTTCTGGCTGGTTAAACCAAAGGCGGCGAGCCTTGCAGATCTTCTTTCCGACGTGCGCAAGCGCGGCGAATAA